A stretch of Gadus chalcogrammus isolate NIFS_2021 chromosome 9, NIFS_Gcha_1.0, whole genome shotgun sequence DNA encodes these proteins:
- the LOC130388862 gene encoding putative gustatory receptor clone PTE03, whose amino-acid sequence MDVNYNITYLILGGHVQLAKYRYLYFSMTLLLFILIICSNTVVLYVIYVNESLHKPMYAFIAALLMNSLFGSISIYPKLLIDLLSATQTISLPACQLQSFLAYVYGAIEFTLLSAMAFDRYVSICRPLQYHSLVRTQTVKIILFLAFCIPCVEIGIATILSANIGLCKFVLMRITCDIYSLVKAGCGDKTVSNTYGLIVMVLCTLPHVIFIAFTYTRILSICLRSSRDFRRGALNTCLPHLFIFLNFTIIVMFEVIQNRIPASIPHIVRLMASLLGVVIPPLFNPLIYGLKMQAISQCIVALFKLK is encoded by the coding sequence ATGGATGTTAATTACAACATTACATATCTTATACTTGGAGGGCATGTACAGCTTgcaaaatatagatatttatatttctcAATGACTCTCCTGCTCTTCATTTTAATCATCTGCAGTAATACCGTTGTTTTATATGTCATCTATGTAAACGAAAGCCTTCATAAACCCATGTATGCTTTTATTGCTGCTTTGCTGATGAACTCCCTGTTTGGAAGCATAAGCATCTATCCAAAACTTCTTATAGATCTGCTGTCAGCAACCCAAACTATATCCCTTCCTGCCTGCCAGCTACAGAGTTTTTTAGCATACGTGTATGGTGCTATTGAATTCACACTGTTATCAGCGATGGCTTTTGATAGGTATGTATCCATATGCAGACCTCTCCAATACCACTCCCTTGTTAGGACACAAACTGTCAAAATAATATTGTTTTTGGCCTTTTGTATACCTTGTGTTGAAATTGGAATTGCTACTATTTTGTCAGCTAATATAGGTCTgtgcaagtttgtgttgatGAGAATTACTTGTGATATCTATTCCCTTGTAAAAGCGGGATGTGGGGACAAAACTGTAAGCAATACATATGGGCTTATTGTAATGGTACTTTGTACACTTCCACATGTAATATTTATTGCGTTTACTTACACAAGAATATTGTCTATTTGTCTGAGGAGCTCCAGGGATTTCAGGAGAGGAGCTCTTAACACGTGTCTCCCCCACCTCTTTATATTTCTGAACTTCACCATAATTGTTATGTTTGAAGTCATTCAAAATCGTATTCCTGCTAGCATACCCCATATTGTTCGTCTTATGGCGTCTCTCCTGGGTGTTGTGATTCCTCCTCTCTTCAATCCGCTAATTTATGGACTTAAAATGCAAGCGATATCTCAATGTATTGTAGCACTATTCAAGCTGAAATAA